TTCGAAAAGAAGATGGAACCATCGTTGTTCTCAACAAAACCGACATCCTTAAGGTGGTGTATAAAGACCACCTAACTGCCGCAGAGGAAGATAAACTCAGAAAAGCAGAAGAAGATAAAGAAAGACTTAAAAAAGAAAAAGAAGAAGCTGCAAGGCTGAAAAAAGAACAAGAGGAAGCTGCTCGTTTAGAAAAAGAATTGGCTGCTAAAAATGCATCGGCTGATGCAGAAGCCAAACGCAAACAAGAAGAAGAAGCTAGACTTGCAGAAGCAGACAGAAAGAACCTAACAAGGACAGGTGCCACTTGGCGATCTGCAGTCCTTCCTGGTTGGGGTCAATGGAAACAAGGCCGAAAAGTACAAGCCATTGTTTACCCATCCATCATTGCTGTCGGACTTTTTTTTACATACGACAAACACCGTATGTATTTAAATGCTAAACGCGATTACAATAATTTAGATAATCCTTATACTACAAACGGATATTTCCGAGCTGCTTTTTCTCCACAATCTGCAGCAACGGTATCTCCTGCAGAAGCTGTCGTTGCCAGCCAATTCGGCCCCTTCAAAGGACAAAGAGAATCTGTAGAAAAACATTACCAAGACATGCAATATATTGGTGCTGCAACTCTTTTAGTTTATATATGGAACATATTTGATGCCTACTACTTCCACCCAACAGGTTCTGGGTTAAGTATGGACGACACTCGCAAAGAAAAATTCTTCATGCATTCTTCTGTAGATCGTGTTGGCTACCACCCCACTGCCATCGCAGGTGATCGAGGTATCGAACACCGTACGCAATTAGGATATGAATTTACTTTCTAACCGCTGTTAGAAAGTAAGACATTTTCAATAAACCCTCATTAGACTCATTCTAAATCTCAACTAACCCCTTGACAAAAATCAAGGGGGATTTAACGAACCAAATTCTGTTTTTCTTTCTTTTCTTCGTCTTTTGTGTATAAAGGAATTAGTTCTCTATACATACAGAACTGATAAAGATTAAGGAGAGAAACATTGGCTACGGAAAAAACTCAATATGACGATTTTATCGTAAAAGGGTTTATCATTTCAGCGTTAGTCTGGGGCGTCGCATCAATGACATTTGGTGTCATTATTGCCTTCCAGCTTGTATATCCACAGCTGAATTTTGAATTACCTTGGACGAGCTTCGGAAGGTTACGACCTCTACATACCAATGCAGCCATTTTTGGATTTGCATTGAGTGTTATCTTCGCCACAGCGTACCATACAGTACAAAGATTGTGTCGGACTAGAATGTGGAATGACACACTTTCCAAAATACACCTGGCATTGTATAACCTAACAATTGTCCTAGCAGCGATTACACTACCTCTTGGATACAGTCAATCAAAAGAATATGCCGAATTAGAATGGCCTATCGACTTATTGCTTGTTGTATGGTATGTAATTTTCTTTGCAAACTATTTGATGACGGTAATCAAACGAAAAGAAGAACAAATGTATGTAGCTATTTGGTTCTACATTGCTTCTTTTGTTACGGTTCCACTTCTTTTTATTGTAAACAACATTGTGATCCCAGCAGGATTCTTAAAATCCTACTCGGTATATGCAGGTGTGTTCGATGCCAACATCCAATGGTGGTATGGACACAACGCAGTAGCCTTTGTTCTTACAACTCCGTTTTTGGGACTTATGTACTACTACCTCCCAAAACATATCAAACAACCCATATACTCTCATAGACTTTCGATCATTCACTTCTGGTCGTTAATCTTTATCTATATCTGGGCAGGTCCTCACCATTTACTTTACTCTCCAATTCCAGAATGGTTACAAACAACAGGGATGGTATTCTCCATCATGTTATGGATGCCTTCTTGGGGTGGTATGTTGAATGGATTCCTTACACTGACCCAAGCAAAAGATAAAATCAAAGTGGATGCTACCCTCAAAATGATGTTAGCTGCTGTAACTTTTTACGGTATGTCTACATTTGAAGGTCCACTTCTTTCCATTCGTGCGGTTTCCGCTCTTGGACACAACACTGACTGGATCATTGGTCACGTTCACTCAGGAACTTTAGGTTGGGTGGGATTTATGTCTGCTGCAGCTCTATACTACCTAGTGCCAAGACTTTGGAATTCCAATCTCTACAGCGAAAAACTCGCAAACGCACACTTCTGGCTCGGAACTCTCGGTATCCTACTCTACATCATTTCTATGTGGGTATCTGGAATTACTGAAGGTTCTATGTGGCGAGCAGTCGGCGAAAACGGCGAACTCGTTTATAAAGACTGGGTGGAAATCGTTGAGTTCTTAAAACCATTTAGACTTTTCCGTGCGATCGGAGGAACACTCTATCTAACAGGGATTATATTAATGGTGTATAACTTTATCAAAACCATTCAAAACAAAGACAGTGGGTTTGTAGAACAAGACTTACGTATAGGAGTGAAATCATAATGTTTGGATTTAACAAATTCTTAGATTGGTTTTCAGAAATTGCAGACCGTTGGGATACAAAAGGTATTAAGTTTACTCTATATACAACGATTGCCGTTGTGATTGGTGGACTATTTGAACTCATCCCACCGTTTTTCTTAACAAAAACGGTAACTCCAATTTCCACTGTAAAACCATATTCCGCATTGGAACTTGCAGGACGTGACACTTACCAAAAAGAAGGATGTATCGGATGCCATACTCAAATGGTTCGACCATTCAAATGGGAAGTGGATCGTTTTGACCCAACAAAGGCTTACGGAAGAACTGGATACTCGAAAGGTGGAGAGTATGTTTATGACCACCCTTTCCTTTGGGGATCCAAACGGACAGGTCCAGACTTAGCTCATGAATCCCAAATGTTACGTTCTGACGAATGGCATAAAAACCATTTGATCAACCCAAGAACTGTGGGTGGAGTACCTAACTCTATTATGCCAGCCTATCCATGGTTATTCGAAGAATCACATAAGATAGATGTAGAACAAGTTGTATCTAACATGAAAGCTCTCAAGTCCATCGGAGTTCCTTATACTGAAGAAGACTTTGCCAATGCACCGTCTCTTCTAAAGGACAAAACCGAAGGACAAGCACTCGTTGCTTATTTGCAAAAACTGGGAAAAGATTCCGCAGAGTTGCAAAAAGGTATGAAGTAAAATCATGAACGATGCAGACATTCTACTCGTTTATAAAAGTCTGAGATTGCCGATCCTCGTGATCGCAATCTCTTACATCACCTACTACGTTTATAAAAAACGTACTAAAGACGAAATGGAGAAACCCAAGTATAGAATGCTTGAGGAGGATTAATACGAATGAAAGAACCAAAAGAAGTAGACGGAATCTTCCAAGCCGACAACCCGATGCCCACTTGGTGGAAATTGGTTTGGCTGATCAGTATCATCGTTTCCATCGGTTATGTTGTATACTTTCACTGGTATTCTGAATGGCCACAAGAAGTTGCATTTGAAAAAGAAGTTGCAGAACACGAAGCGCAATTTCCAGCCAAACAAGCAGTTGTTGCGAACTCAGAAGATGGATCAAACCCTTACCGTGATGACGCAGTTGCTATCAAAGAAGGTGAAGGAACTTACAAACAAATTTGTTCCGCTTGCCATGGCCCAACTGCAGAAGGTGCTGTGGGACCAAGCCTTGTTGATAAAGATTGGATTCATGGAAACACTGACAAAGAAGTGTTTAACAACATCATGAAAGGGATTGGCCCAGAAAGACAAAAACTCAACCGAGGTGGAATGCCAGCTTGGGAAGGTTTAGGTGCCGAAAAAGTGTATGCCGTGATGGCATGGCTTGCCACTAAAAACAGTAGTTTGGTAAAGGCTAAATAAAGATGATCATTTCAAGACCACAAACAGGTAAGGTAAGAACACGAAGAAATTTCGTTATGAGTTTTCTTGTGGGTTTATTTTTAATCGCACCTTGGGTGGTGTTACCAGAAGGTAGCCCACTCATTCGACTGGACATTCCTCATAGGATGTTTCACTTGTTTGGCGGTCTTTTTATCCCACAAGAAGGGCTAATCTTATGGTTTTTCCTTCTAACGATGGGACTCTCTCTTTTCTTTTTCACCTCCGTCATCGGCCGTGTTTGGTGCGGATGGGGGTGTCCTCAAACAATCTACACCGATCTATTCGATAGAATTGGTCGGTTTGTTTTGGATTCAAAATATGGAAAGAAGGATGCATCTCTCCATGGAAAATTCACTGTTTATTTTCTTTGGGTTGTTGTGTCCTTTATTGCTTCCTTCCATTGGATTGCTTACTTTGTAAGCCCCTACGAAATGTTAGCTGACTATTTAAGTTTTGCGGCATTTTCACAAACCTACTTTTATTTTACTGCATTCTTTACAGCGGCGATGTTCATCGACATCGGATTTATCCGAGAGCAGTTCTGCCGTTATGCTTGCCCTTATGCAAGGTTCCAAACTCTCCTTATGGATGAACATTCTTGGAACGTTACCTATGACTTCAAACGAGGAGAACCTCGTCGGGATGGAAAAACAAAAATTGGGGATTGTATCTCCTGCAATATGTGTGTTGTTGTCTGCCCCACTGGGATTGATATCCGAGATGGTCTTCAAGTAGGTTGTGTGGCCTGCGGGAAATGTGTAGATGCATGCACATCCATCATGGCAAAAGAAAACAAAAAAACGCTGATAGGATACTTCTCTCTTAAACAAATAGAAACTGGTGCTAAAATCAAATGGATTCGTCCAAGAACTGTTGTATATGCGATTCTTTTAACAGTCGTCATTACGGGTGCGATCATCCAACTCATCACTCGCAGTCCTATGTCGATGATTGCTGCATCCAATAAGTCCATGCCACCTATCTTAATCCCCGATAATAAAATCAGAGCTTTCGTTGCTCTGCGCATTCAAAACATTGCACCTGTAGAAAAGGAATTCCAACTCTCTGCTTTTGATACAAGGCATGGAAAAGAAATCCTGATTCGCTCCGGTGAAGAAAACAACCAATTCAAATTGGGATCAGGCGAAATCAAAAGTATCTCTGTGGTTTTAGAGACACAATCTCTCACAGAACAAGAGTTGAATGAAGGATATTTACCAGGTTCTATTGTATTAAACAATGCAGAAGATCCAGATGAACGATTGGAGAAAAAACTCTCCTTAACATTACCAAGGAGGTAATGATGTTTAAAGAATTACACCCAAGTTTACGAAATGCCATGTATGTGGTTCTCTTTAGTTTCACTGCTCTTGTGGCAGCTACGTTTTATACTATTCGCCTTACTTATAAAAACTTCGAACCGGTAATGGATAAAAACTATTACGAAATCGGTCTCAACTATGAAAAAGCCATCGAAAACCAAAAGGAACTTTTGAAACAAGGGTATGTCTTAAAATCCAATTGGGACAACTTAAACCTCATTCCGTTTGGTGAATCCGAAATATCAGTCCAACTGGAAAAAGGTGGGACTGTTACTTCTGCAAAGTCTGTGGTTGTATATTTAGAACGAAACGCAACTACAAAGAA
The sequence above is drawn from the Leptospira wolbachii serovar Codice str. CDC genome and encodes:
- a CDS encoding LA_0442/LA_0875 N-terminal domain-containing protein, which translates into the protein MKLTITQFIKIATLLVVIAGNLSAENILLKKGGTLQGKVVEQDQYKLKIRKEDGTIVVLNKTDILKVVYKDHLTAAEEDKLRKAEEDKERLKKEKEEAARLKKEQEEAARLEKELAAKNASADAEAKRKQEEEARLAEADRKNLTRTGATWRSAVLPGWGQWKQGRKVQAIVYPSIIAVGLFFTYDKHRMYLNAKRDYNNLDNPYTTNGYFRAAFSPQSAATVSPAEAVVASQFGPFKGQRESVEKHYQDMQYIGAATLLVYIWNIFDAYYFHPTGSGLSMDDTRKEKFFMHSSVDRVGYHPTAIAGDRGIEHRTQLGYEFTF
- the ccoN gene encoding cytochrome-c oxidase, cbb3-type subunit I, with the translated sequence MATEKTQYDDFIVKGFIISALVWGVASMTFGVIIAFQLVYPQLNFELPWTSFGRLRPLHTNAAIFGFALSVIFATAYHTVQRLCRTRMWNDTLSKIHLALYNLTIVLAAITLPLGYSQSKEYAELEWPIDLLLVVWYVIFFANYLMTVIKRKEEQMYVAIWFYIASFVTVPLLFIVNNIVIPAGFLKSYSVYAGVFDANIQWWYGHNAVAFVLTTPFLGLMYYYLPKHIKQPIYSHRLSIIHFWSLIFIYIWAGPHHLLYSPIPEWLQTTGMVFSIMLWMPSWGGMLNGFLTLTQAKDKIKVDATLKMMLAAVTFYGMSTFEGPLLSIRAVSALGHNTDWIIGHVHSGTLGWVGFMSAAALYYLVPRLWNSNLYSEKLANAHFWLGTLGILLYIISMWVSGITEGSMWRAVGENGELVYKDWVEIVEFLKPFRLFRAIGGTLYLTGIILMVYNFIKTIQNKDSGFVEQDLRIGVKS
- the ccoO gene encoding cytochrome-c oxidase, cbb3-type subunit II, which produces MFGFNKFLDWFSEIADRWDTKGIKFTLYTTIAVVIGGLFELIPPFFLTKTVTPISTVKPYSALELAGRDTYQKEGCIGCHTQMVRPFKWEVDRFDPTKAYGRTGYSKGGEYVYDHPFLWGSKRTGPDLAHESQMLRSDEWHKNHLINPRTVGGVPNSIMPAYPWLFEESHKIDVEQVVSNMKALKSIGVPYTEEDFANAPSLLKDKTEGQALVAYLQKLGKDSAELQKGMK
- a CDS encoding c-type cytochrome encodes the protein MKEPKEVDGIFQADNPMPTWWKLVWLISIIVSIGYVVYFHWYSEWPQEVAFEKEVAEHEAQFPAKQAVVANSEDGSNPYRDDAVAIKEGEGTYKQICSACHGPTAEGAVGPSLVDKDWIHGNTDKEVFNNIMKGIGPERQKLNRGGMPAWEGLGAEKVYAVMAWLATKNSSLVKAK
- the ccoG gene encoding cytochrome c oxidase accessory protein CcoG; this encodes MIISRPQTGKVRTRRNFVMSFLVGLFLIAPWVVLPEGSPLIRLDIPHRMFHLFGGLFIPQEGLILWFFLLTMGLSLFFFTSVIGRVWCGWGCPQTIYTDLFDRIGRFVLDSKYGKKDASLHGKFTVYFLWVVVSFIASFHWIAYFVSPYEMLADYLSFAAFSQTYFYFTAFFTAAMFIDIGFIREQFCRYACPYARFQTLLMDEHSWNVTYDFKRGEPRRDGKTKIGDCISCNMCVVVCPTGIDIRDGLQVGCVACGKCVDACTSIMAKENKKTLIGYFSLKQIETGAKIKWIRPRTVVYAILLTVVITGAIIQLITRSPMSMIAASNKSMPPILIPDNKIRAFVALRIQNIAPVEKEFQLSAFDTRHGKEILIRSGEENNQFKLGSGEIKSISVVLETQSLTEQELNEGYLPGSIVLNNAEDPDERLEKKLSLTLPRR
- a CDS encoding FixH family protein, which encodes MMFKELHPSLRNAMYVVLFSFTALVAATFYTIRLTYKNFEPVMDKNYYEIGLNYEKAIENQKELLKQGYVLKSNWDNLNLIPFGESEISVQLEKGGTVTSAKSVVVYLERNATTKNTVHYNLKPNANGFSGKIPLLEKGTWNLRLVADIDGKSFEREGKISVR